The window AAGTTGCCGCTCATAAAGCGCCTACTCATCGACTCTTGCTCTTGTTCGCTGATGGTTTGTGAGGCCTTTTCAATGAGCGTCATCATATCGCCCATGCCCAACATTCGTGAGGTCATGCGCTCTGGAATGAAGTTCTCTAAATCTTCTATTTTTTCGCCAGATCCTACAAAAGCGATTGGCTTTTTTAAAACAAATTTAAAGGCAAATGCTGCTCCGCCACGGGTGTCGGAATCCATTTTGGTCATAATTGCTGAATCAAAGCCAACAGCTTCATTGAAGCTTTGTGCTACTTTGAGTGACTCTTGGCCGGTCATGGCGTCCAAAACAAGAAATTTGTACTTTGGCACGAGCAATTGATTGATGGCTTTTAGTTCTTGCATCATGGTGCCATCGATATGCAGGCGCCCTGCGGTATCCAAGAACAAGAGTTCGTAGCGGTTGTTTTTAAAGTAGGTATTAATCTCTTGGGCTGCTTTAACCGGATCGGTATTAGTTGCTTGATAAAAGTCCACGCCCACTTGGTTTGCTAAAATTTTTAATTGTTCAACAGCTGCTGGGCGGTAAAAGTCGACCGAGGCCACCAGAATACGTCTGGTTTTGCCACGGCTTTTTGCTTGTTCTAGGGCCCAGTGGACTACCTTTGCAATGCTGGTTGTTTTACCAGAACCTTGCAATCCCATAACCATAATGACTGATGGAATTTGAAACGTAATGCCACTCAGGGTGTTTTTGCCTCCAAGAAAATCAAGAACCTTGTCATGGACAATCTTAATCATTTGTTGGCCGGGATTAAGTGCTGTTGATACTTTAATACCAACAACTTCCTCTTTTACTTGCTGCAAAAAAGTTTGGACGATGTCTAATGGAACGTCAGCTTCAAGAAGAGCGTCGCGAACTTGGTTGAGAGCTTCTTGAATGTTTTCTTCAGTCAAGCGGCCACGGTCTTTAAGCCAGCCCAAGACGCCAGAAAATTTTTGAGATAAAAATTCAAACATTGCTGAACCTATTTTGCTGATGGAAGTGAATTATCTAAGCTTTATCGATGTTCTGTTCTAAAGCTTATCATATTTGAAAAAATGCTCAATATTTCAGCTAAAAGGATCAAAAAAGTGCATAATTGAGGAAAAAATGGGGTAATTTTTAAAAGTGCCGGGAGACGTCCTTCGAGACGCCCGTCTTCGCTTTTCAAGCTACAACGTGCTCCTCAGGATGCACGGAGAGGGCGGGATAAGCTTTAGTAAGATATTTTTTCTTTTTCATTTGAACTTCATTAAAGAAGAGAGCCTGCCAGCCAAAGCCACGTAGGGCGTAGGCTGGTGCCGGGAGACGGAGTTGAACCGACGACACAAAGATTTTCAGTCTTCTGCTCTACCACCTGAGCTATCCCGGCATGTTTTTACGGGGTTGTTTACGACTTATTGGTCATAACCCGTTTGCCCTGAGGAGCCCATAGGGCGTCTCGAAGGGGCGCTTTCAAAGTATTATCTATGCAACGTATAGTATCTTTTTAGTGCTTCATTGTCAAATAAAATTATAAGGTTTTTGTAAGTAATAGGCAAAAAGTCGACTCTTTTAGTATTTAGTGATAAATTGATTTGGTCGTTGTTTTTTTGATTTTTTAACGTCTTACGCGCATACCAATGGAATGAAGGCATGAAAAAGATTTTGCTGTACTATAAATATGTTGAGATTGTTGAGCCCCAGCTTATCGTTAATTGGCAGCAAGAAGTGTGTCGTCAGTTGGGCCTGAAAGGCCGCGTTTTAATTGCTCACGAGGGCATTAATGGAACGCTTGAAGGCAGTGAGCAGGCAACCCAAGAATATATCAACATCATGAACGAGACGCCGTTGTTTGCGGGTATAGACTTTAAAGAGAGTATTGGCGAGGACGATATTGATTACTTTCCACGTTTGCGCGTAGCCTTGCGTGACGAGATTGTTGGTCTTGGAAAAAAGGCAAAAGATGTTACCGTTGGCAGCACTGGTCAGCATTTAACGCCTGAACAAGCGCATGAGCTTATGGCCAAGCCACCAAAAGACTTGATAATTCTTGATACGCGTAATGATTATGAATCGCGCGTGGGTACTTTTAAAAATGCGATCATTCCCGACATTACTAACTTTCGCGACTTTCCTGATTATATCGACCAGCATTTAGATGAATTTAAAGATAAAGAAGTTTTGATGTTTTGCACCGGCGGAGTTCGCTGCGAGCGTGCCACGGCTTATTTGAATACAAAAGGTGTTGCGCGCAATGTTATGCAAATTGAGGGGGGTATTCATCGCTATGTTGAAAAATTCCCTGAAGGTTTCTTTCGTGGCAAAAATTATGTGTTTGACAACCGGGTGACAGTCAAAGTGAATGACGATATTTTGGGCACCTGTGATGTGTGCGCAAAGCCGTGTGATGAGTATACTAATTGCGTTAATGCATCGTGCAACAAGCTTTTTATTTCATGCACGCCGTGCTTAAAAGTTTATGATAACACCTGCGGGGTAACGTGCCAGCAGTTGGTCAAAGAAAAAAAAGTTGCCTGTCGGCCGCCGTTACAAACGGTTATCCAGCGCAATCGACGCTTCGAATAATTTTTAAAGGGCTTCAAAAACTGAGGCCCTTTTTTCTTGTCTAATTTTTTATGAGCACTGCACGTGCTGGTGCTGCCTCAAGGCCATGAACGGCCAATGGCAGGCAGTACAAATTGTACGAGCCAGCGCTTACATGGTTAAGACGTAGGCCTTCGATAATTATAGTGCCTGCTTTGAAAAGAATTTCATGTGTTGCATGATCAGGCTGATTGCGTTCAATGCCGAGATAATCAATGCCTACACACCAAACATTTTTGTCAGCAAAAAATTGTGCTGCTTCGTGACTGACATAAGTAAATGTTGGATCAAATTTTTCAGTTGCGGTGCGCTCACTATTTTTTGTTTTCAGCAAAATGCGTTCGCCTGCTTGCAGGTTGTGTGGTTCTAAGTCGGCAGGTATAATTTTTTCGGTGACGTGTGAAAGGTCGAGTACGCGGCATGGGCCCACCAGTCTTTCAAGACCGATTGTTTCGATTGTGTCGCCATTTTCTAAAAAATGGGAGGGGGCATCAACGTGCGTGCCGGTGTGCGAATTGAGTGTGATGCTTGAGTCGCGCGCATTGTCGTTGGGGAAATTTTTATTCCACAAAAACGTCACTGGCTTACTGTCTTTGTAGCTGGTCATTGTGAGAGAGATTGGCCAGCTGATGTCGATAATCTGCATATTAGTCTTTCTCTTTTAGTGCGTGGCCGCCAAATTGATTGCGCAGCATAGCGACAACTTTAGTTGCATAGTTGCCGCCGGTTTCGCGTGACCAGGCACGGATATCGAGTGCGTCTTTGAGGAGCTGCATGGGTACGCCATGTTTTTCTGCTTCATCAAGCGTCCAGCGGCCGGTTTGGTTTTCGCCAATTTGTCCTGAAATGTTTGCAAAATTTTGATCGTGTTCAAAAACGTTATGCGCGAGTGTCAAAATCCATGAACGAATAATTGAACCATGCATCCAGATATTTGAAATCTGTTCGAGATCAAGATTTTTATAGTGACCACTTTTTAATAAATGAAACCCTTCGGCATATGCCTGCAGTAGCGAATATTCGATGCCGTTGTGCACCATTTTTACATAATGCCCAGCGCCAACGGGGCCACAGAGCGCATAGCCGTCTGGTGCGGCAATGGCAATAAAAATACGTTCTACTTTTTCAAAAATTTCTTTGCTTCCCCCAATCATGAGCGAGTAGCCACATTCGCGTCCGGCAAGCCCACCCGAGGTGCCGCAGTCCAGAAAGTGAATATTTTTTTCGGCCAGCATGTCCGCGCGGCGAATTGAGTCGTGAAACCAGCTATTGCCACCGTCGATGATGATGTCTTGTGCTTGAAGGTGCGGCAAAAGTTGTTCGATGGTAGTGTCGACAGGTGCGCCAGCTGGGACCATGAGCCAGAAAATGCGCACATCGCGAGCAAGTGCTTCAAGGCTTGGGGCGATGGTAACGCCAATTTTTAGTGCGTCTTCTTGTGCTTGTGGTGTTGGGTCAAAGCCAACAACCGAGTGTCCTGCTTTGGTGAGGTGGTCAGCAATCCCTTGCCCCATTCGTCCTAAGCCAATTATGCCTACGTTCATGGCGATCCTATTATTTTTGAGAAAAAATTTTTTTTACTTCGTGAGGGCCGGTGCTGCCTTGGGGGTAGCTATAGAGCTTTGCATTATGTGCTTTGTCGATTTGTTCAACAATTTTCCAAGAAATTTGTACTTCATCGCCGCGCACAAAAGCTGATTGATCGCCCTTCATAATGTCTGCTATCAAAACTTCATATGCTTCCGGTGTGTTGGGGCCCAGCAGGCGTGCGTGTGGCAGCTCCATGGTTACCGGCGTTACTTCGTTTGCTTTGCCGGGAACTTTGGCATTCAAACTTAAATAAAAGCCTTCGTTTGGTTCAATATTAATTCTGAAATAATTTGACTCTGAAGGGCAGGCTGAAAGCAGACACTCGGCTTTTTTAAAATTAACTTGAATGTATGATTCTTTGATTGGCATGCATTTGCCGGTGGTTAAATAAAAAGGGACGCCGCGCCAGCGTTTGTTGTCGATGAGTGCTTTTATGGCAATAAATGTTTCTGTTTTTGAGCGAGGGCTGACATTTTTTTCTTTGAGATAACCCTCGTACTGTCCGCGTATTACTTTGTCGATCTGTACTTTTTTGAGTACGGTTGCTTTGGCATTGCGAATTGATGCCGCACCAAGTTTGTCGGGTGCTTCCATTGCCGTCAGTGCAAGCAGCTGTAGCACGTGGCTTTGAACCATATCTTTAATGGCACCGTTGGCGTCGTAGTAAGCCCCACGGCCTTCAACGCCAATTTTTTCGTTTAAAACGATGTGAACATTTTCGATGTGATTATTGTTCCAGAGTGGTTCAAAAATACGATTGGTAAAGCGTGCTAGTGCGATATTGCCTACCAATTCTTTGCCTAAAAAATGATCAATACGATAAATTTGATTTTCATTAAAAACATCGGCCAAGTAGCGATTAATTTTTTGTGATGATTTAAGGTTGTGACCAAACGGTTTTTCGTAAACCACGCGCGACCAGGGATCTGTTGTTTTAGTTGCGGTTTCTTTTTTTTGTACAATGTTGTGTTTGACCAGGCCCTTGGTAATGTCGATAAAATGCTCGGGCATGGTAGCAAAATAAAACAGTCTATTTTTTGGTAGCTTTTGTTCGTGTTCAAACTTTTCTAAAAAGTTTTTTAAATTGGCATAAGCTTTTTTATTGCTAAAATCCATTTGATAATAATGAAATGAATTTACGAGTGTGGTAAGAATATCTGCTTGTGGGTCAACAATAAATTTAGTTGCTTGTTCTATAATTTTTTTTTCATCAGTTTGGTCAATTGAAATCCCAATGATGGTAAATTTGCATAAGCGGCGATCTTGGACCAGTTTGTAAATTGCCGGAATAAGCTTACGTTTGCTCAAATCGCCCGTTGCGCCAAAAATGACGAAGGTGCATTCATCAAAACAATGTTGGTGTACCATGTTTTCTTCACGTTACAAAGTGAATAAATGTTATTGTTCGTTGCTTAATTTTTCTCACTATCTTGAGCGAATGTCAACTAATTCCTGTCTCTATCTGGCTTCAAGATCAGTGGTCAAAAATTCTT is drawn from Candidatus Babeliales bacterium and contains these coding sequences:
- a CDS encoding signal recognition particle receptor subunit alpha; translation: MFEFLSQKFSGVLGWLKDRGRLTEENIQEALNQVRDALLEADVPLDIVQTFLQQVKEEVVGIKVSTALNPGQQMIKIVHDKVLDFLGGKNTLSGITFQIPSVIMVMGLQGSGKTTSIAKVVHWALEQAKSRGKTRRILVASVDFYRPAAVEQLKILANQVGVDFYQATNTDPVKAAQEINTYFKNNRYELLFLDTAGRLHIDGTMMQELKAINQLLVPKYKFLVLDAMTGQESLKVAQSFNEAVGFDSAIMTKMDSDTRGGAAFAFKFVLKKPIAFVGSGEKIEDLENFIPERMTSRMLGMGDMMTLIEKASQTISEQEQESMSRRFMSGNFSLKDFAEQMDMINKLGSLQKLMRYLPGMGSVSTEMMDKGQVEMKKFRAIISSMNK
- a CDS encoding rhodanese-related sulfurtransferase → MKKILLYYKYVEIVEPQLIVNWQQEVCRQLGLKGRVLIAHEGINGTLEGSEQATQEYINIMNETPLFAGIDFKESIGEDDIDYFPRLRVALRDEIVGLGKKAKDVTVGSTGQHLTPEQAHELMAKPPKDLIILDTRNDYESRVGTFKNAIIPDITNFRDFPDYIDQHLDEFKDKEVLMFCTGGVRCERATAYLNTKGVARNVMQIEGGIHRYVEKFPEGFFRGKNYVFDNRVTVKVNDDILGTCDVCAKPCDEYTNCVNASCNKLFISCTPCLKVYDNTCGVTCQQLVKEKKVACRPPLQTVIQRNRRFE
- a CDS encoding cyclase family protein, producing MQIIDISWPISLTMTSYKDSKPVTFLWNKNFPNDNARDSSITLNSHTGTHVDAPSHFLENGDTIETIGLERLVGPCRVLDLSHVTEKIIPADLEPHNLQAGERILLKTKNSERTATEKFDPTFTYVSHEAAQFFADKNVWCVGIDYLGIERNQPDHATHEILFKAGTIIIEGLRLNHVSAGSYNLYCLPLAVHGLEAAPARAVLIKN
- the gnd gene encoding decarboxylating 6-phosphogluconate dehydrogenase — translated: MNVGIIGLGRMGQGIADHLTKAGHSVVGFDPTPQAQEDALKIGVTIAPSLEALARDVRIFWLMVPAGAPVDTTIEQLLPHLQAQDIIIDGGNSWFHDSIRRADMLAEKNIHFLDCGTSGGLAGRECGYSLMIGGSKEIFEKVERIFIAIAAPDGYALCGPVGAGHYVKMVHNGIEYSLLQAYAEGFHLLKSGHYKNLDLEQISNIWMHGSIIRSWILTLAHNVFEHDQNFANISGQIGENQTGRWTLDEAEKHGVPMQLLKDALDIRAWSRETGGNYATKVVAMLRNQFGGHALKEKD
- the zwf gene encoding glucose-6-phosphate dehydrogenase, which encodes MVHQHCFDECTFVIFGATGDLSKRKLIPAIYKLVQDRRLCKFTIIGISIDQTDEKKIIEQATKFIVDPQADILTTLVNSFHYYQMDFSNKKAYANLKNFLEKFEHEQKLPKNRLFYFATMPEHFIDITKGLVKHNIVQKKETATKTTDPWSRVVYEKPFGHNLKSSQKINRYLADVFNENQIYRIDHFLGKELVGNIALARFTNRIFEPLWNNNHIENVHIVLNEKIGVEGRGAYYDANGAIKDMVQSHVLQLLALTAMEAPDKLGAASIRNAKATVLKKVQIDKVIRGQYEGYLKEKNVSPRSKTETFIAIKALIDNKRWRGVPFYLTTGKCMPIKESYIQVNFKKAECLLSACPSESNYFRINIEPNEGFYLSLNAKVPGKANEVTPVTMELPHARLLGPNTPEAYEVLIADIMKGDQSAFVRGDEVQISWKIVEQIDKAHNAKLYSYPQGSTGPHEVKKIFSQK